The genomic region TTGTGGGCTGAAGTCTGGGTGTTTTCTGTCCCCGCTGGGTGGTGCGGGTAGGACAGACACGAGTCTCCTGCCCTTTGGGTCTCTCATGGTGTGCTTCTCCCCTTGTCCATGTTCCCATTTGCGTGGAAGGCTATGGGTTGTGTATGGTCTGACATTTCccatttggtttcattgatttatgACTTGTTTTCTGTCAGAAGTAGgtattttctctgtattttcattttttcctccctTCACTCTTGCCTTAGAGGGGTAGAGAGACGGTATTCTGGTCagccttcctttttccctttgtgGGATGTGTGTGacacactccctcccctcccaccgACAATCCACCCTCCCCAAGTGGGGACTCTGCCACGGGAGATGGTCGCCCCTGTCCTAAGAATGGCCAACCTCCCAAAAGTGGCTGATTAGAGGCTGGATATGACTCGTGGAAGGAGCTGCCTTTGGGGCATTCCCTTGAACTTCTGGAGCTGTGGGTGACTTGGGAACCCCTGGGTCCCTCGATAGATGCCTGACATGGGGCATCGCTGTCCTGCCTCGGCTTTGTGCATTGGGAGCCATTCCCtttccctcagcctctcaggccCTGGCGTGCCTTGATGTTAGAGAATGCTGTGGGATGTTTTGGTTCCCTCTTTGAAgcgcctttctttctctttctctctgctagATTTATTACTGTAGTCGGACACACTCCCAGCTGGCCCAGTTTGTGCATGAGGTGAAGAAGAGCCCCTTTGGCAAGGATGTTCGGCTGGTCTCCCTCGGCTCCCGGCAGGTAAACAGTAGCCAGTGTTTCCACCAGGGGCCATCCTGCTCCTTTCCCCACAACTTTGTCCTCCTTGTCCAGGCCTGGGAGACGCTGGGTCTGCGACAGGCTGAACTGTGCGAGGAGCAGCCCCCTCCCTGGCCTGGCCGGCCCATCactggaaggcaaaggagaggtGGCGGAGCAGGTCCATGTGTGTTGGTAGGATGTCATTTACCCGGCACCATCTCTttgcctctttctttctcctttgttgcAGAACCTTTGTGTAAATGAAGACGTGAAAAGCCTAGGTTCTGTGCAGCTTATCAACGACCGCTGTGTGGACATGCAGAGGAGCAGGCACGGTAGCCACCGGGACCATGGTGTAGCCATAGGCAATCTGGAGAGAGTGAGGCGGGGTGGCAGTGACTGAAGACCATTAAGTGTCTTGCATAGAAAGAATGGCAGAGGAGACCCCAGTTCCTTCCTGAGTCCCCTCTTCCTTGGGAAAAAGTGTTCCTACTCTCTGGGTCAGTGTCTGGTCCGAATCCTTGGCTTGGAGATGATTTTACAGGCTTTctggaaaacaaaagtaaaacctTATAGTGTTCTGATGAGACCACAGTAGGCAGTATTTGGGAGGGTCTTACAGACTCCACCCCTTGGAAGTGGGTCTCAACATTACAGAACCCCTTCTCGGGCCCGTGGACAGTTGctgtcttctctgttttctctctttgtgCCTGTGCCACCctcagagaagaagaaaggagctgAGGAGGAGAAGCCaaagaggaggaggcaggagaagcaggTGGCCTGCCCCTTCTACAACCATGAGCAGATGGGCCTCCTCCGGGACGAGGCCCTGGCAGAGGTGAAGGATATTGAGCAGCTGCTGGCCCTTGGGAAGGAGGCCCGTGCCTGTCCTTATTACGGGAGCCGCCTTGCCATCCCTGCAGCCCAGGTGAGGGCCCTGTGGGGCCAGAAAGCCGCTCTTGGCTCTCACTGTGGTCTAAGCCGTGAGGGGAGTCCTCATCACACTGTCGTTTGGGGGATGTCCCCCACCGTGGTCAGGTTGATGGCACCTTTAACCCATTCTCTCCTGATGCGTGAGTTGGAGGAGGCGTGTGGGATCTCTTGGGGGCTCCAGGCAGCAGGACCAGTTGGCATTACTGGGGATGGTATTTAGGAGCCAGGAAAGCCGGTGCATTCCTAGTGAAACTACAGGGAGGGGGATGCCAGGAGCTGAGAAGAGTGTGCTGCATACACCTATTTACAAATGGCTTTCCAAGCGATGTTCCCAACTTCCATGCCTATGATGTGATGGAACATATCAGTGATGGAACCATTCAGTtttccagtttttcctttttttaatatcAGTACTCTTTTAACTGGAAAGCTTTCCTAACTCACACCTACCTGCGGCACGTGAGAATACTGTCTTCTCTGCCTCAACTTCTCTTGATTTTTAAACAGAAGGAAGAACTGCTAATGTAGCAGATCAAAAGTAGTATCTCACTGTTATTTGGTGGGTGCAGTTTCACTATTTCCTTGCTACTTCTTTGAGTGACTTTGGAAACAGGATATCACTTGTGGAAAATTCTGTAtaatccagaaaaaaatgtaaggtttTAAAAGATTTGGGGAACTAAGTAACCATTTTGCACAGCAGCTAAATGCTCACCAGCATACCTGCTGAGCTGTGTGGGCGCTGGCAGAGAAACGGAGGAAAGCTGCCAGGCCCCATGGTGTCCCAGGCCTTCCCTCCGGTCTGTTTGCCTTTAGAGCAAGATTAGTGCTATAGGCATTTATACACAGATACCATAATATGGCCCAAAATCTTTacgatttttgaatttttaaagtactttgaccatattttgcttttatgttaATAGTATTCCAGTGAAATTCTATGCATGGGGACACTGGAGCCCAGAAAAGTTAAGTGACTCATATTTTCTCACCAAGCGTGAGTGATGGAGCCATTCAGTGTTCTGGTATTTCATTGTTCATATGAGTATTCCTTTAACTGGAAACTTTCCTAACAACAAACACCTAAAGATCTGCagagttgcttttatttttgttacccCAGCTCCACGCCTAAACCCTCACTTGAGATAGGATGTATCAACCCTATTTTGTAGGTGAGGAAACCAAAGGTCAGAGAGGTTAGACAACTcttccagagtcacacagctgggaagtaGCAGCTCCAGGAGCAGAAGCTGGGGCCACTTCCTGGTGCACCGATGGCCTTCAGGTGTTTTGTGGAAACTCAGGGGCCTCTGGGGCGACCTTGAGGACATGGACAAGGCTAAGCAGGggttcccctcacccagccctgcCCTTGATTTACTCAGGAGTCAGACCAGCCCCAGTTTCCTGTGTTTCACGTATTGGCTTTTCATGTAAAACTTCAGGAGAGCTTGTCCGTTGCTACAAGCTATTTTTCAAATGTCCCTACACAGTCCAGGCAGGAAATTGAAGCACTCACATCAGGAGCTCAGTGTCAGGCAGGCAAGGCTCCTGCAGGGGAGCCCCGCCCTGCTCAGGTGGCCTCATCTCCCCTCCCAGCTGGTGGTGCTGCCCTATCAGATGCTGCTGCATGCGGCCACTCGGCAGGCTGCAGGCATCCGGCTGCAGGACCAGGTGGTGATCATCGACGAGGCGCACAACCTGATCGACACCATCACGGGCATGCACAGCGTGGAGGTCAGCGGCTCCCAGGTGCGTGGGCCTCCCCTTCCCGGGCCAGGGCCTGCCGTGAGGTAAAGGGACTTGGATGGTTCCTCCAGACACCTGGGCCAAGAATTCCTGCGGAGGTGGGGCTTGCTAGAGGATGCACGAGTCAAGGCGGTGACCTCATCGGAGGCTGACCATGGCTTTCCAGTGCATCCCAGAACTCTGGGGACCCCGTTATGACAGAGTGCCTCATTTCCCTGCACCTCACCTGCCCCCATGCTCCTGAGTCCCTCCAGCCGTGGATGCCAGCAGCCAGTTCTGTAAGCCAGGGAGATGGCATGAGTGGGGCAGAAGTCCCCTCAGGATTGGATTTTGTCATTACTGAAGTTGCCTGGAGGGGACTGAATTGAGGAATGCTCAAGATCAGTGCAGGCTCCTCCTGCTGACCTGTCATGTGCCATGCATGGCACCAGGTGTCTCTGTTCTTCACAGTGACTCTGCCCTGGGGGTGGTGTTCCTGTTTTACGTTGGAAACTTGGAGATTCAGAGATGGTCAAGCTGTGTCCTCTGAGGTCATGCAGCTCATGAGTGTGGAGCTGGGGTGTGCCCACTGGTTTCTGACTGTGAAACCCCTACAACATCCCACCAGCTCTACTGACCTGTGCCTGGGTTGAATTGAGGCCGAGATGTGATGGTGACCTTGAACCATCACTCTTTGTAGACTCCAGGTCTTTTCCCAACCTAGTGAAAACTAGCAGGGAGATTCCATACTTGAAGGGATTCAGCCTCTTGCTTTTCTCTGACCCCACAGTGGACACTGGAGGAaaacttcccttccttcccctctctctcagcTCCCACCAGCCTAAGGGCTGTGGAAACCCATACCTTTTGTCTGCACCCAGCCCCCTCTCCTCCCTTTGGTGGCTTCCTGTGTGTCCAGGGCCAGCATCTTCTAGGTGAATCTAAGATGTCAGTACCTCGGCCCTCGGCTGCTTGCCCAGAGCCTGGTTTGTGTTCTTTCCCCAGCTCTGCCAGGCCCATTCCCAGCTGCTGCAATACATGGAGCGATACGGGTGAGATGTGACCCTCTGAGGTAGTGGGACAGCCCCTTGGTGGCCCCCTGCATCGGCCTCTGAGAGGCAGCACTTTGGTTCCCACCTCTGGCCTGGGCTGTGGCGGGGTGGAGCTGCATGCCATTCATGTCCTGGGCACATCATGGTGTGTGCTGCACACAGACCTGGAAGGCTGGGGACTGACCGCTGGCTCTGAGGCCTGGGGCCGTGGCCAGCCTACTCTCTGGGAAAGAATTTGTAGCTTGTGACCCAGTTGGAGAGGCATCGGGCAGCAAGGCTTCCACTGGGGTAGGCGGGGCAAGTCGCCATCAGGGCATCTCCACTTAATGTCCATTGGCTTCTTCTCAGGAAGCGTTTGAAGGCCAAGAACCTGATGTACCTGAAGCAGATCCTATATTTGCTGGAGAAATTCGTGGCCGTGCTGGGGGGTAAGAGTCCTGTCCCCCTGCTGACCCCCGGCCTGCAAAACCTGCCGGGCTGCTTTTTCCTTGGATGCCCATCAGGACGCCTCAGTTCTCTGTGTTTTTAAGAAGGGTTggccgggcgttgtggctcatgcctgtaatcccagcacttgggaggccgaggcgggtggttcacctgaggtcaggagtttaagaccagcctgaccaacatggtgaaaccccgtctgtactaaaaatacaaaaaaaaattagccaggagtgttggtgtggcctgtagtcccagctactccagaggctaaggcaagagaattgcttgctcaaacctgggaggcggaggttgcagtgagccgagatcgtgccactgcactccagtctgggcaacagagtgagaatccagcTCAGAAAAGAGAAGGGTCTTGGTCATTGATTTAGAAAAGTAATTGTTCTTTATAGCTTAGTTGAGTTGTCTGACTTGAGCTTTTTTCAGACCCATGGGTTCTTTGCTCATGTTCTGAGGACTTCTTATTTCAGGCCCTGCTCTGGGGGGATAGTAAGGATACAGCATCACATGAACACACAGTGTTTCCGTGATAGGCGTAGTGCTGTGGGGTGTTCAAAGCACTTGCATATGTGGTTTTGTGTGCCCTGTGAGAATGCAGTGCTGGCCTTTGAATCCTTGTTGATAGACGCATAAACTAGAGCTCAGAGCAAGGGCTGTTCCCAGCACGGGAGCCTGGGATCTTCTGACTCCATCTCCCATGCCTCTTTGCATGACCCTGTCACGTCCCCTTTTATGATGGGGCACCCCCTTGGAAGGCATCTGTGGAAGTGAAAGCTGCAGAAAGCCTGTGGGAGCTCCTGGCGGGAGCTGGTCTCGTGTTGCTGCTCTGAGCTGCCAGCTCTGCTCTGCCTCAGGCTCAGCACGTGGCCTGGGCAGCTCCTCTGTGCTCCCGTGCCCTGCATACATTGGTCTGGCCGCTGTGTCCCGGCCTGGAGAAGGGGTGAAAAACATGAACTTACAGGGCTTTGGGTTCCATGTGCAAGCATGTGAGTCAGACGTGGGAGGCTCCTGGACCTACTTGCCCTCTCAGTGAGTCCTTTGCATGCTATAAAcagtgaaaagcaaaacaaagccatTCAAATACAGATGCTCTTTTTACTTGATGTGCAGTGCGGAGGGAGAGAAGATAGGGAAGGGTTGGGGGGCCAAAGAACCACCATTGTGACCTATTTCCATTCTCTTTTTTAGGGAACATTAAGCAAAATCCCAATACACAGAGCCTGTCACAGACAGGTAAGAGAGTTGCTCTCAGAGGACCCAGAGCTGATCTGAGCCACTTCCGAGCTTAACCCTGGGACTGAAACCTGAGGCTCAGGGTGAAGCTCCCAAGGCCCTTCATGTGTTTGCTCTCAGGGACGGAGCTGAAGACCATCAACGACTTTCTCTTCCAGAGCCAGATCGACAACATCAACCTGTTCAAGGTAGAGGTTTccacctttccacattccatatccaATTTCCTTCCTATCACCACCTGTGGGTAGGGTACTATGTTAAGActatagaaggaagaaaaagcaaaacagacgTGTAATTACTTAACCCTTAACACGCCTGGGAGACAAAAGTCATCTTCCTTTAGGGTGAAGGTCACAGGGATGGGTGAGAAAGGGACCTTTCTTAGTGCCTCATAGAACAGACAGAGACTCCAGGTCCTCGCCGCCTCACTCCGTCTTCTGGCACAGTCTCCGTCAGGCTTATGGACAGGAATAGGACGTTGATTTGTTCTGTGCAACCCCTGTCACGTCTTCCCACTTGGGCCTTGGGTCTGGTGGCAGCCTCAGACCTCTGCTCACTCCAGGTCTGTGTACCCAGCACTCCCCAGGTGAAACACGGCCACTGCCGCCAGAACCCCAGCCTCGTAACTCAAATCAGCAACAGTGACTGCCCCCGGGTACAGGGTTCTGCCGTCTGTTCTAGGCGGCATGCCATGTGCTGTGCTCTGAGCTAGGATATCCTTTTGCCCCAGCAAGAAAAGCAAACAGGCCCACGGAGGTGACTTCAGGAGGGTGGCGAGTACAGGCTTCCCACAAGTGAGCCAATAGCAAGTGGCAGAGACAGCGTCCAAACCTGGCTGCACTGACTTGGGGCCCCATATTCTTCCCATCCtacctgccttttttttcttaaaaccagCTTTTCCCCTGAATTACACATTTGGGTCACTGTCACTGCCACCATCCCTGCCAGACAGGCTGGATCCAGGTCATCCTTGATGCCTTTCTCCCCTTGTCTCCCACATGCCTGTGACAGCCGCCAGGCCCGACAGGTTCAGACAGTCCTGCCGTCCCCACGCTTCTCCCGCAGCTGGGACATGGGTGCAGGTGCTCCTTCCCTCGCCTTCCCTCTGCCCCCCTTGCTTTCCTTCTCCCCTCTTCTTCCCATGGGTCTCGGGTCTCATCACACACCGTTGAGGGAATCCTCATCGAAGGATGTCGCTCTTTTTAGAAACCGGTTTAAAGGCTCCAAACTCCTCATCTCTGCATCCCAACCTAAGATCTGGCACCAAACCACACACATTGGATGCACCGACTGAGTGGCACTGCCCCAGCCCCTGAGCAGGCCCCAGTCATCACCTCCTCTGTGGCTTTGCTCAtagaagttcctttttttttttaactctctgtCACCTGGAAGGAAAGCCAAAGGGACCTAGATTTTACTGAGCACTCTTAGACTTGAGAGACACATTTGGAAAGAGGGTCTCCCCCCTGAGGGAGGACACTGCGTTGTGGGCAGGGGCAGTAGAGGAGGGGGTGGCCTCGGAGAGGGGATGACAAGGTTGGTGGCAAGGAGGCTCCGGGTGCCTCAGAAGGTAGCACTGTGTGTGCTGCCTGGGTGGTAGAAGTggtgtttttggttttgctttgtttttaacattACAGCTTGCTCAGTTTGCACGCGTGCCTACAGCTGGGCTTGGTTTTTGCAGGTGCAGCGATACTGTGAGAAGAGCATGATCAGCAGAAAGGTAACTGCTCCCATCTTGTGGTCCTGAACAAGACCCAGCTGTGCCCCAACCCCCTGCCCTTGCCATgcttccctcccctgccctcagggaactCCAGAGTCCCCTTCGTCTCCACCCTCCTTGGTGCAGTGGGCCTTGCTGGGGTGGTGGGGTGTGTGCTGCAGGCATCTTGGGCCTGGCAGAGCCTCCGATCCACGCAGCCTCTCTCTCATGGCTGTTCCTCGTTCCTCTCCACTGCTCTCGCTCATCCCACCCAGCTCTTTGGATTCACTGAACGGTACGGAGCAGTGCTCTCATCCCGGGAGCAGCCCAAACTGGCTGGGTTTCAGCAATTCCTGCAGAGCCTGCAGCCCAGGACGACTGAAGGTGAGGCAGGAGTGTGGGCAGGCAGAGGCGGCtgcaggcatgggcaaggacttctgTTCCTCGTGTGTGCACCTGACCAGAGGGTCCACATTCTCCTCTGTGCAGCTCTTGCAGCCCCTGCAGACGAGAGTCAGGCCAGCGCCCCACGACCAGCTTCCCCACTGATGCACATCGAAGGCTTCCTGGCAGCTCTCACTACGGCCAACCAGGACGGCAGGGTCATCCTGAGCCGCCAAGGTAATCAGGGGGTTCTTGGCCAGGTTCAGTTCCCAGGAAGGAGCCAAGCTAAGCCAGGGAGCCACAGCGTGAAAGgattctttccttccatcctggGAACTTCCTGGGTTAGGAGGAAGCAGTGCAGTGGGCACTGGCCTGCTGTGACCTGGGCAAGCGGTGGAGGTGGATGGGAGGAGATCGAGGGGCTGAGATGGGGGTCCTGTGACCAGGGTAAGCAGTGGAGGTGGATGGGAGGAGATCGAGGGGTCGGGATGGGGGTCCTGTTATCAGGGTAAGCAGTGGAGGTGGATGGGAGGAGATCAAGGGGCTGGGATGGGGGTCCTCTAGGGCAGGGGTCATAGGCAAACTTGTATTGTGGGGTAGGTGGACTTTGGTTTGGGTCATGGTTTTGTCATCTATGAGCCTTGTGATTTGGACTATTTTCTTTCacaacttcagtttcctcatatgaaaATGGAGAGGataagctgggcgcggtggctcacgcctgtaatcccagcactttgggaggctgaggcgggcggatcatgaggtcaggagatcgagaccatcctggctaacacagtgaaaccccgtctctactaaaaatacaaaaaattagccgggtgtggtggtgggtgcctgtagtcccagctactcgggaggctgaggcaggaaaattgcttgaacccaggaggcagaggttgcagggagccgagattgagccactgcactccagcctgggcaacagatcgagactccatctcaaaaaaaaaaaaaaaaaaaaaagaagatggagaGGATCGTATGGTCCACCTCTGTGGGCTGATTGTCCTAGAGATTAAATGGTGTTTAATTTAAAGAGAAAGCACTAGCACTTGTGCCTCAGACCTGGACTCACCTGGGGACCCCCTTTGCTAGGACAATAGAAGTGTCTGTTGGGCTTGTACTCACCTCCCCACCGATCTGTTTTTCCAGGCAGCCTCAGTCAGAGCACCCTGAAATTTCTGCTCCTGAATCCAGCTGTGCACTTTGCCCAAGTGGTGAAGGAATGCCGGGCAGTGGTCATTGCGGGGGGGACCATGCAGCCGGTAAGGGCAGCTTTCCCTGCCCCTTGTGCCCCAGGTGTTGGGATGAGATGGGGGCTTGGGAGAGATGCATTATCACTCCTGTTCTCTCCTGGGGCCCCAAGCCAGTAAGAGTCAGCTCGAGCAGGCCCAGCAGTGTCCACTGGGTGACACTGCTATTCTCACTGCTGTGCCTTTTAGGCTGCAGGAGCAGTGGAGACTCCTCTGCTGCTCCATTCTGTAGCCCCAGGATCACACGTCTCCCAGAGAAAGCTGTTCTGTGGTTTCAAactcaaggaaaaaaatcatgattCCACTTTTAAAAGGTTCATTTTGATGTATATGAATATAATAGTTTTTGTAGGCGTAATTTTTACTTATGTGCAtacctgtttcaaaaacaaaagtgcAGCTCCCTCCACGTGCTGTCACTGGAACTTGCTCTTTTCACTCAGCAGCCAGAGGGTCATAAACCTGTCTCGTTGTCAGCAAGCATGCGCGTATTTCAGTATCCCAGCTGTGCTGGATTCTAGTTACACAGATACACAGCATTTCATGTACCTGTTCCTCTTTTGTTAGGTGTGCAAGCTATTTGCAGTTTTCTGTTTTGAGCATGACTGTGATGAATATAACCACATTTCTGCACAGTGGTGACTCCTACCTAGCAAAGGGTCTGCTGGACAAAAAGCTGCTGGGAATCCTGAAGCAGTGCTTCCCAGCCCCAGCTGCCTTagctttgatttttatatttttgtatgggtagattgttttattcattcagcatatTAAAGTTGTTTACAGTCATTATTGTTTCTGACGTTCACATTGTGAGAGCCCCTTCCTGCTAGCTCAGGTCTTCCCCATGGCCCAGTCAGTCTCGCCTTCAGCACAGCAGAATGTCCTGGGTTCACCATGGGTGTCCTTGCCCTGCACTGGACTCATTTCTCCAAGCCGCCCTGGTTTCTTGTAATGGGGAATGACCTTTAGAAATCAAGCTGTGGGTGCTAGGGTGTTTGTCGTGCTCCTGGGGCATTTCAGTAGAGAGATCTAGGAAATGCTTTCAGAATGAATCCAtactggtatttcttttttttttttttttttgagatggagtctcgctctgtctcccaggctggagcgcagcaaCCCGATcacggctctctgcaacctctgcctctggggttcaagcgattctcgtgcctcaacctcctgagtagctatgattacaggcaagcaccaccacacccagctaatttttgtattttagtagagatggggttttaccgtgttggccaggctggtctcgaactcaggtgatccaccagccttggcatcccaaagagctgggattacaggcatgagccaccacgcctggcccatattGGTGTTTCTGAGTAAAAATCAAAGGATTTGTTTACTTGACCTTTTATTGTACCTCTTTTTCTCTTAAGCCTGAACATGTGTGCTACATTAACATACTTAGCTGCTCTATCCTATAATATACttaaaagttttgaaatcagTACCAATATTACTTCTAACAATAAATCTGATTGAAATTGCCTTTCCTCTTTGCCCTTAGAGTGTAACCCACTAAGGATGCCTGGTCACTAGCCTCTAAAGTCATCTGGAACCAGGCTTCTCTCCGCGTGCTTCTGTTGTCAGTTTCATAGATAagctgtttttgtttcattttcttttcaattttagaatttgcttttttcttttctgacttgtagtttttaaatatgtaaatatttgtatGGTTCAAAAGTCAAAGCAATATAAAAAGACCTATTCAGGAAAGCCTCACTCTCATCCCTCTCCAGCCCATTCCCCACCCCCATAGGGAATCAGTTTTACTAGCTTATCCTTTCAGTCTTTTTCCCCTAAATAAGCAaaaatgtgtctttatttttccctttcctgttTTATTTACATGGAAGGCATCTTAGCTGTCTGGCCATAGCTCCTCTAGTGGGCTGCGTGGTTCTCTGTTGGACAGATGTAGGGAGCTCATCCAACCAGCACCCTCTGAATAGGCAGGCGCACGATTACAGGGAAGGTCCGGGGGCATGTGCTGTTTGGTATTTGTGGGCTGTATCTTCTCACTGGACTCCTAAATATGGGATTCCTGggttaaaaagtataaatatgtttaatttgtTAACTACTGTCTAGGAATGCCTGTTTCTCCAGAGTGGGTACTTTTGGATTTTTGCCAGTCTAACAGGTGAAAGCCTGGAGATTCTTATTCAGTGGTTTGGGCTGGGGCCTGGCCATgtgtatttttgaaaattcttGCTGGTGATTTTGCTGCATGGCCAGGGTTGATAATGACAGTGCCAGATTTGCTGGATTTCCTTTGCTGTTACTGCATGTAGTTTAAACGAGACTGCCAGCACTGAGTATCTgtcaccatttttctttttgttagtttgcCCTCAGCCTTTTCTTTGACCTCTTCTTTCAGTCTGTGTGTACTTGCTGTCTCTTGGCCCAGACTTCTCGCTTCTTTTCTGCTGGGCCTCTGAGGGGTCACGGGGCCGTGACGCTGTGGCCTTGGTCTGCAGGTGTCTGACTTCCggcagcagctgctggcctgTGCAGGAGTGGAAGCTGAGCGCGTGGTGGAGTTTTCTTGTGGTGAGGAGCCGTGCCCAGGGTGGGGCAGGCTAGAGGTCGGGTTCTGGCCCCTGTTTTCTGTGTGTAATACCTCATACTGCGACCAGGCACAGGGGCGGAGGAGACCCCGGGATGGGAGCCTCGCCCTTCGTGCACTCGCCCAGGCTCTCCTGCTTTGCTCCCAGCTGCCTGCTGCCCAGTGTGACTGGCGATGGTGGGCGGGCTCCTGCGCTGGATGATGGGGCGGGGAAATGCCGTTTCTGCACTGTCCCGCTGCACACCTGCATCTCCAGTTTTCGGCCCCTCCCTGGCTCTTACCAGGTCACGTGATCCCTCCAGACAACATCCTGCCCCTTGTCATCTGCAGTGGGATCTCCAACCAGCCGCTGGAATTCACGTTCCAGAAAAGAGAGCTGCCTCAGATGGTCAGTCCCAGCCAGCTCGCCgcaccacagcctgggctcaGGCAGCAAAGGGTTTTCTGGGGCAGTGGCGCTCTGGCCCACCCTGAGTGTTTTCAGGTGTTGGGGAAATGGCACGGGGACACCCGCTATAGAGCCGCACAGAATGAGCGGCGTCCATCTAGATGTTTATGGAGGAAGGTCTGAGCTTCCCtgcccctcgcccctcgccccttACCCCTTACCCCTTACCCCTTAGGCTGCGAAATACATATTCTTAAAACCTCAAGGCATCCCCTGAGGATGCCTCACGCAGAGGAAAGCTGCTGGTTCCGTTTGGCGCTCTTGCCCTTTGGTTATATCTGTCCCTGCCGGGGGCAGGGATGCAGGGCTTGGGGGGCATTTCCTGTGGTGTGCCTGGGGTGTGCAGCCCCTGATTGTCATTGCGGTACCCATCAGGACCCTGGAGCGAAGAAGGGAGGACTCAGTGCCAGGGCAATAGGAAGGCCCCCCAGGGACACTAGTGCTGTGACGTGTGTCAGAAAGGCGCAGTCAGCAGCAGCGGCTGGGTGTGTTTGGTGGGAGGTGGCACCTACCACCCTGCGGTTCCCACCCAGGGGAGCCAAGTCCTCTTCCTTAGCTGTAGTCCTGCCGAGGGTCTCTCCTCAGTTTTGAGTCTCAAGGTTAAGACGCGGTTTGTGGGTGGCTGAGGGGTTGCTCCATGGgggctccctcccttccttccttagaTGGACGAGGCGGGTCGCATCCTCTGTAACCTCTGCGGTGTGGTTCCTGGAGGGGTGGTCTGTTTCTTCCCCTCCTACGAGTACCTGCGCCAGGTCCATGCCCACTGGGAGAAGGGTGGCCTGCTGGGCCGTCTGGCTGCCAGGAAGAAGGTGAGTGGCCTGTCGGCAGCCCTCCCACTCGTGAGGACAGTGCCACTGAGTCTTCCT from Pongo pygmaeus isolate AG05252 chromosome 10, NHGRI_mPonPyg2-v2.0_pri, whole genome shotgun sequence harbors:
- the DDX11 gene encoding ATP-dependent DNA helicase DDX11 isoform X5; translation: MQRSRHEKKKGAEEEKPKRRRQEKQVACPFYNHEQMGLLRDEALAEVKDIEQLLALGKEARACPYYGSRLAIPAAQLVVLPYQMLLHAATRQAAGIRLQDQVVIIDEAHNLIDTITGMHSVEVSGSQLCQAHSQLLQYMERYGKRLKAKNLMYLKQILYLLEKFVAVLGGNIKQNPNTQSLSQTGTELKTINDFLFQSQIDNINLFKVQRYCEKSMISRKLFGFTERYGAVLSSREQPKLAGFQQFLQSLQPRTTEALAAPADESQASAPRPASPLMHIEGFLAALTTANQDGRVILSRQGSLSQSTLKFLLLNPAVHFAQVVKECRAVVIAGGTMQPVSDFRQQLLACAGVEAERVVEFSCGHVIPPDNILPLVICSGISNQPLEFTFQKRELPQMMDEAGRILCNLCGVVPGGVVCFFPSYEYLRQVHAHWEKGGLLGRLAARKKIFQEPKSAHQVEQVLVAYSRCIQACGQERGRVTGALLLSVVGGKMSEGINFSDNLGRCVVMVGMPFPNIRSPELQEKIAYLDQTLSPRPGAPREGSGGEPVYEGRQPVHRQGHQAPEGFCQHSAPGPAVCPAPCPGQAAGLDPSPCGGQSYLWPRHCCCAEVSPGEVGLFLMGNHTTAWRRALPLSCPLETVFVMGLVCRDPVTKVKPRRRVWSPERCQDAGAGISSRRRK